A genomic stretch from Enterobacter dykesii includes:
- a CDS encoding NADH-quinone oxidoreductase subunit B family protein has product MENLLGPRDANGIPVPMTVEESIASMKASLLKKIKRSAYVYRVDCGGCNGCEIEIFATLSPLFDAERFGIKVVPSPRHADILLFTGAVTRAMRSPALRAWQSAPDPKICISYGACGNSGGIFHDLYCVWGGTDKIVPVDVYIPGCPPTPAATLYGFAMALGLLEQKIHAREPGELDSRPAAILHPDMVQPLRVKIDRTARRLAGYRYGRQIADDYLRLLSQGDHQVARWLEAENDPRLSEIVANLNSIVDEARIR; this is encoded by the coding sequence ATGGAAAACTTACTCGGCCCGCGCGACGCTAACGGCATTCCGGTGCCGATGACGGTGGAGGAGTCGATCGCCAGCATGAAGGCGTCGCTGCTGAAAAAAATCAAACGCTCGGCCTACGTCTACCGCGTGGACTGCGGGGGCTGCAACGGCTGCGAGATTGAGATCTTCGCTACGCTGTCGCCGCTGTTTGACGCCGAGCGCTTCGGCATCAAAGTGGTGCCATCCCCGCGTCATGCGGACATCCTGCTGTTCACCGGGGCCGTCACCCGCGCCATGCGTTCGCCCGCGCTGCGCGCCTGGCAGTCCGCGCCGGACCCGAAAATCTGCATCTCCTACGGCGCCTGCGGCAATAGCGGCGGCATCTTCCACGACCTCTACTGCGTCTGGGGCGGCACCGACAAAATCGTGCCGGTGGACGTCTACATTCCGGGCTGCCCGCCGACGCCTGCCGCGACGCTGTACGGCTTCGCGATGGCGCTTGGCCTGCTGGAGCAGAAAATCCACGCGCGCGAGCCGGGCGAGCTGGACAGCCGGCCGGCGGCCATCCTGCACCCGGACATGGTGCAGCCGCTGCGGGTGAAGATTGACCGCACGGCGCGCAGGCTGGCGGGCTATCGTTACGGGCGTCAGATTGCCGATGATTATCTGCGCCTGCTGAGTCAGGGCGACCATCAGGTGGCGCGCTGGCTGGAGGCCGAGAACGATCCCCGTCTCAGTGAGATCGTGGCGAACCTGAACAGCATCGTGGATGAGGCGCGTATCCGATGA
- the hypF gene encoding carbamoyltransferase HypF encodes MCSNGVQLRVRGKVQGVGFRPFVWQLAQALQLTGDVCNDGEGVLVRLAGNGGAFTARLHQDCPPLARIDHVETQPFTWAQVPEDFTIRHSAGGTMDTQIVPDAATCPACLAEMRDPGERRYRYPFINCTHCGPRFTIIRAMPYDRPATSMAAFPLCVPCEAEYRNPADRRFHAQPVACPDCGPALEWRAGNITSAREAALSAAVAMLKSGGIVAVKGLGGFHLVCDARNPQAVATLRARKQRPSKPLAVMIPNADGVPEAIQTLLRSSAAPIVLTPKASLPGFPEGIAPGLDCIGIMLPANPLQHLLMMDCRRPLVMTSGNLSGRPPAMTNQQALNELGDVADGFLLHNRDILQRMDDSVMDRDGTMLRRARGFVPDAVTLPAGFENIPAMLCTGAEMKNTFCLVRGSQAVLSQHFGDLGDEGVEAQWRGALSLMQKIYAFQPRRVVCDAHPGYRTQRWAQAQGLPVETVLHHHAHAAACLAENGWPLDGGDAIALTLDGIGMGENGALWGGECLRVSYLACERLGGLPAVALPGGDLAARQPWRNLLAHCLAFVPDWQQYPETRAVQRENWPLLATAIRRGINAPQASSCGRLFDAVACALGIETQSWEGEAACRLEALASQCAGVDHPVTLNVDNLAQFWQQWLAWQAEPCERAWAFHDALAKGLAELAARHARRLSLSTICLSGGVLHNRLLRARLRHYLSDFTLLFPSRLPAGDGAISFGQAVVAAARSCSQRT; translated from the coding sequence ATGTGCAGCAACGGCGTACAGCTGCGCGTGCGCGGTAAAGTGCAGGGCGTAGGGTTTCGTCCCTTCGTCTGGCAGCTGGCGCAGGCGCTTCAGTTGACCGGTGACGTCTGCAATGATGGAGAGGGCGTGCTGGTGCGCCTCGCGGGTAATGGGGGGGCCTTTACCGCGAGGCTGCATCAGGACTGCCCGCCGCTGGCACGCATTGACCACGTGGAAACGCAGCCGTTTACCTGGGCGCAGGTGCCGGAGGACTTTACCATCCGCCACAGCGCGGGCGGGACAATGGACACGCAGATCGTCCCCGACGCCGCGACCTGTCCGGCGTGCCTGGCTGAAATGCGCGACCCCGGCGAGCGCCGCTATCGCTATCCGTTCATCAACTGCACGCACTGTGGGCCGCGGTTTACCATTATCCGCGCGATGCCCTATGACCGTCCGGCCACGTCAATGGCCGCATTTCCCCTCTGCGTGCCGTGCGAAGCGGAATACCGCAATCCCGCCGATCGACGTTTTCACGCCCAGCCGGTAGCCTGCCCGGACTGCGGGCCCGCGCTGGAATGGCGTGCGGGCAACATCACATCTGCCCGTGAGGCTGCGCTGAGCGCGGCGGTGGCGATGCTGAAAAGCGGCGGCATAGTCGCGGTCAAAGGGCTGGGCGGTTTTCATCTCGTCTGCGATGCGCGTAATCCGCAGGCGGTCGCGACGCTCCGGGCCCGCAAGCAGCGACCGTCTAAGCCGCTGGCGGTGATGATCCCGAATGCGGACGGCGTGCCGGAGGCGATCCAGACGCTGTTACGCTCCTCCGCAGCGCCGATTGTGCTGACCCCAAAAGCCTCGCTTCCCGGGTTTCCCGAAGGGATTGCACCGGGACTCGATTGTATTGGCATCATGCTTCCCGCTAACCCGCTGCAACATTTGCTGATGATGGACTGCCGGCGACCGCTGGTGATGACTTCCGGCAACCTCAGCGGCAGGCCGCCTGCCATGACCAACCAGCAGGCGCTGAATGAGCTCGGCGACGTCGCGGACGGCTTCCTGCTGCACAACCGCGATATCCTGCAGCGGATGGACGATTCGGTAATGGATCGCGACGGCACGATGCTTCGCCGCGCGCGCGGTTTTGTGCCCGATGCCGTCACGTTGCCTGCGGGTTTTGAGAATATCCCCGCCATGCTATGCACCGGCGCGGAGATGAAAAACACCTTCTGCCTGGTGCGTGGCAGCCAGGCGGTGCTGAGCCAGCATTTTGGCGATCTCGGTGACGAGGGCGTCGAAGCGCAGTGGCGAGGCGCGCTCTCGCTGATGCAGAAAATTTACGCCTTCCAGCCGAGGCGCGTGGTGTGCGACGCCCATCCGGGCTATCGCACACAACGGTGGGCGCAGGCGCAGGGGCTGCCGGTCGAAACCGTACTGCACCATCACGCCCATGCGGCGGCGTGCCTGGCGGAGAACGGCTGGCCGCTGGACGGCGGAGACGCGATTGCCCTGACGCTGGACGGGATCGGCATGGGCGAGAACGGCGCGCTGTGGGGCGGGGAGTGCCTGCGGGTGAGCTATCTCGCGTGCGAGCGTCTGGGCGGGCTGCCTGCCGTTGCGCTGCCGGGGGGCGATCTGGCGGCGCGGCAGCCGTGGCGCAATCTGCTCGCCCACTGCCTGGCGTTTGTCCCTGACTGGCAGCAGTACCCGGAAACGCGCGCGGTTCAGCGTGAAAACTGGCCGCTGCTGGCAACGGCGATCCGGCGCGGCATCAACGCGCCGCAGGCCTCGTCCTGTGGTCGCCTGTTTGATGCGGTCGCCTGCGCGCTGGGTATTGAAACTCAATCCTGGGAAGGTGAAGCGGCCTGCCGGCTGGAAGCGCTGGCTTCGCAGTGTGCGGGCGTCGACCATCCGGTGACGCTGAACGTGGATAACCTCGCGCAGTTCTGGCAGCAGTGGCTTGCCTGGCAGGCTGAGCCCTGCGAGCGCGCGTGGGCGTTTCACGACGCGCTGGCAAAAGGGCTGGCGGAACTCGCCGCGCGCCATGCCCGACGACTGTCGCTGTCGACAATCTGTCTCAGCGGAGGCGTGCTGCACAATCGTCTGCTGCGCGCGCGCCTGCGTCATTATCTTTCTGACTTTACGCTTCTTTTTCCTTCGCGCCTGCCCGCAGGTGACGGAGCGATCTCCTTCGGGCAGGCGGTGGTTGCCGCTGCCCGGTCATGTTCACAAAGGACTTAA
- a CDS encoding formate hydrogenlyase maturation HycH family protein, whose protein sequence is MSETVVFSQLSRKFIDENDATPDAAQQVVYYSLAIGHHLGVIDCLEAALSCPWPEYLAWIATLEEGSTARRKMEGVPKYGEIVIDANHIAMLANAFDAALARQTPEQQAWSKTLLSMLHDIHQESAIYLMVRRLRD, encoded by the coding sequence ATGAGTGAAACGGTGGTGTTCAGCCAACTGAGCCGTAAGTTTATTGATGAGAACGATGCCACGCCGGATGCGGCGCAGCAGGTGGTCTATTACAGCCTGGCGATTGGGCACCATCTCGGGGTGATTGACTGCCTGGAGGCCGCGCTGAGCTGCCCGTGGCCGGAGTACCTGGCGTGGATCGCCACGCTGGAGGAGGGCAGCACGGCGCGGCGCAAAATGGAGGGCGTGCCGAAGTACGGCGAGATCGTCATCGACGCCAACCACATTGCGATGCTTGCCAACGCCTTTGACGCGGCGCTCGCCAGGCAAACCCCCGAGCAGCAGGCGTGGAGCAAAACGCTGCTTAGCATGCTGCACGATATTCATCAGGAGAGCGCCATCTACCTGATGGTGAGGAGATTACGTGACTGA
- a CDS encoding 6-phospho-beta-glucosidase, with the protein MSVFPQGFLWGGALAANQSEGAYREGGKGLTTVDMIPHGANRLAVKIGKEKRFSLRDDEFYPSHEAIDFYHRYKEDIALMAEMGFTVFRTSIAWSRLYPNGDEPLPNKEGIAFYRAVFEECKKYNIEPLVTLCHFDVPMHLVTEYGSWRNRKMVDFFARYARTCFEEFNGLVKYWLTFNEINIMLHSPFSGAGLVFEEGENEDQVKYQAAHHELVASALATKIAHEVNPENQVGCMLAGGNFYPYSCKPEDVWMALEKDRENLFFIDVQARGSYPAYSARVFREKGVVIVKDPGDDDLLKNTVDFVSFSYYASRCASADMNAGNTSAANIVKSLRNPHIQVSEWGWGIDPLGLRITMNMMYDRYQKPLFLVENGLGAKDEIDVNGEINDDYRISYLREHIRAMGDAIEDGVPLMGYTTWGCIDLVSASTGEMSKRYGFVYVDRDDAGNGTLDRKRKKSFWWYKKVIASNGADLE; encoded by the coding sequence ATGTCTGTTTTTCCACAAGGATTTTTATGGGGCGGCGCGCTTGCCGCCAACCAGAGTGAAGGTGCTTACCGTGAAGGCGGCAAAGGACTGACGACGGTCGATATGATCCCCCACGGCGCGAATCGCCTGGCGGTGAAGATCGGTAAGGAAAAGCGTTTTTCGCTGCGTGACGACGAGTTCTACCCAAGCCACGAAGCGATTGATTTTTACCATCGCTATAAAGAAGACATCGCCCTGATGGCGGAGATGGGCTTTACGGTGTTCCGCACCTCAATTGCCTGGAGCCGCCTCTACCCGAACGGCGACGAACCGCTGCCGAACAAGGAGGGCATTGCCTTCTATCGCGCGGTATTCGAGGAGTGCAAAAAGTACAACATCGAGCCGCTGGTGACGCTCTGCCACTTCGACGTGCCTATGCACCTGGTGACGGAATACGGCTCCTGGCGCAACCGTAAGATGGTCGATTTCTTCGCACGTTACGCCCGCACCTGCTTCGAGGAGTTTAACGGGCTGGTGAAATACTGGCTGACCTTCAACGAAATCAACATCATGCTGCACAGCCCATTCTCCGGCGCGGGGCTGGTGTTTGAGGAAGGTGAAAACGAAGACCAGGTGAAATACCAGGCCGCGCACCACGAGCTGGTGGCAAGCGCGCTGGCGACCAAAATCGCCCACGAGGTGAACCCGGAAAACCAGGTCGGCTGCATGCTGGCGGGCGGAAATTTCTACCCGTACTCCTGCAAGCCGGAAGACGTGTGGATGGCGCTGGAGAAAGACCGCGAGAACCTGTTCTTTATCGACGTGCAGGCGCGCGGCAGCTACCCGGCCTACTCCGCCCGCGTGTTCCGCGAGAAAGGCGTGGTGATTGTGAAAGATCCGGGCGACGACGACCTGTTAAAGAACACCGTCGACTTTGTCTCGTTCAGCTATTACGCCTCGCGCTGCGCGTCGGCGGACATGAACGCGGGCAACACCAGCGCGGCGAACATTGTGAAGTCCCTGCGTAACCCGCATATTCAGGTGAGCGAATGGGGCTGGGGCATCGACCCGCTCGGCCTGCGCATCACCATGAACATGATGTACGACCGCTACCAGAAGCCGCTGTTCCTGGTGGAAAACGGCCTCGGGGCGAAAGACGAGATTGACGTCAACGGCGAGATCAACGATGACTACCGCATCAGCTACCTGCGCGAGCACATCCGCGCGATGGGCGACGCGATCGAGGACGGCGTGCCGCTGATGGGCTACACCACCTGGGGCTGTATCGACCTGGTGTCGGCCTCAACGGGCGAAATGAGCAAGCGCTACGGGTTTGTGTACGTTGACCGCGACGACGCAGGTAACGGCACGCTGGACAGAAAACGCAAGAAATCGTTCTGGTGGTATAAGAAGGTGATTGCGAGTAACGGGGCGGATCTCGAGTAG
- the ascF gene encoding PTS cellobiose/arbutin/salicin transporter subunit IIBC — translation MAKNYAALANDVISALGGKENIVAVTHCMTRLRFVLKDESLTDAARLKSISGVLGVVRNDNQCQVIIGNTVSQAYREVVSLLPADLQPAVPEGPQKMTLRRIGAGILDALIGTMSPLIPAIIGGSMVKLLAMILEMTGVLPKGAPTLTILTVIGDGAFFFLPLMVAASAAVKFKTNMSLAIAIAGVLVHPSFIELMAKAAQGEHVEFAFIPVTAVKYTYTVIPALVMTWCLSYIERWVDRITPAVTKNFLKPMLIVLIAAPLAIVLIGPLGIWIGSAISALVYTIHGYLGWLSVAIMGALWPLLVMTGMHRVFTPTIIQTIAETGKEGMVMPSEIGANLSLGGSSLAVAWKTKNPELRQTALAAAASAIMAGISEPALYGVAVRLKRPLIASLISGFICGAVAGMAGLASHSMAAPGLFTSVQFFDPANPMTIVWVFGVMGLAVVLSFVLTLLLGFEDIPVEDEAEKARTLQTSPVQNNAAKA, via the coding sequence ATGGCCAAAAACTACGCTGCGCTGGCGAACGACGTTATCAGCGCGCTGGGCGGCAAAGAGAACATCGTCGCCGTCACCCACTGCATGACGCGTCTGCGATTCGTACTGAAAGACGAAAGCCTGACCGACGCTGCGCGCCTGAAAAGCATCAGCGGCGTGCTCGGCGTGGTGCGCAACGACAACCAGTGCCAGGTGATTATTGGCAACACGGTTTCACAGGCGTACCGCGAAGTGGTGAGCCTGCTGCCCGCTGACCTGCAGCCCGCAGTGCCGGAAGGTCCGCAGAAGATGACCTTACGCCGAATTGGCGCCGGGATCCTCGACGCGCTGATCGGCACCATGTCCCCGCTGATCCCGGCGATCATCGGCGGCTCGATGGTCAAGCTGCTGGCGATGATCCTTGAGATGACCGGCGTGCTGCCAAAAGGCGCGCCGACGCTCACTATTCTGACCGTCATCGGCGACGGCGCCTTCTTTTTCCTGCCGCTGATGGTGGCGGCCTCGGCGGCGGTGAAATTCAAAACCAACATGTCGCTGGCCATCGCCATTGCCGGCGTACTGGTGCACCCGAGCTTTATCGAGCTGATGGCGAAAGCCGCGCAGGGCGAGCACGTTGAGTTCGCCTTCATTCCGGTGACGGCGGTGAAATACACCTACACCGTCATCCCGGCGCTGGTGATGACCTGGTGCCTGTCATACATCGAACGCTGGGTGGATCGCATTACCCCGGCGGTGACGAAAAACTTCCTCAAGCCGATGCTGATCGTGCTGATTGCCGCCCCGCTCGCCATCGTGCTGATTGGCCCGCTGGGGATCTGGATCGGTAGCGCCATCTCCGCGCTGGTCTACACCATTCATGGCTACCTGGGCTGGCTCTCCGTCGCCATCATGGGCGCGCTCTGGCCGCTGCTGGTGATGACCGGGATGCATCGCGTGTTTACGCCAACCATCATTCAGACCATTGCCGAAACGGGCAAGGAAGGGATGGTAATGCCGTCGGAAATCGGCGCCAACCTGTCGCTCGGCGGCTCGTCGCTGGCGGTGGCGTGGAAAACTAAAAACCCGGAGCTGCGCCAGACGGCGCTGGCGGCGGCAGCCTCCGCCATTATGGCGGGGATCTCTGAACCGGCCCTGTACGGCGTGGCGGTGCGTCTGAAACGTCCGCTGATTGCGAGCCTGATCAGCGGCTTTATCTGCGGCGCGGTCGCCGGCATGGCCGGTCTTGCCAGTCACTCGATGGCGGCACCGGGGCTGTTCACCAGCGTGCAGTTCTTCGACCCGGCGAACCCGATGACCATCGTCTGGGTGTTCGGCGTGATGGGGCTGGCAGTCGTGCTGTCGTTTGTTCTGACCCTGCTTTTAGGGTTTGAGGATATCCCGGTCGAAGACGAAGCTGAAAAAGCGCGCACCCTGCAGACCTCACCGGTACAGAACAACGCAGCAAAAGCATAA
- the norW gene encoding NADH:flavorubredoxin reductase NorW, translating to MSNGIVIIGSGFAARQLVKNIRKQDASVPLTVIAADSMDEYNKPDLSHVISQNQRAEDLTRQTAGEFAEQFNLRLFPYTWVTDIDAEARVVKAKEKTWQYDRLVLATGASAFVPPVEGRELTITLNSQQEYQASETALRDAQRVMIVGGGLIGTELAMDFCRAGKSVTLVDHAASILSSLMPAEVSSRLQHRLTDMGVHLLLKSQLQSLSKTEGGILATLDRSRSVEVDVVVAATGLRPETALAHRAGAEIQRGVKVNSYLQTTQPDIYALGDCAEINGQALPFLQPIQLSAMYLAKNLLGENAPLKLPAMLIKVKTPELPLHLAGETQRQDLNWQITLEPQGMVARGADNEGQLRAFVVSEDRMKEAFALLKQLPA from the coding sequence ATGAGCAACGGAATCGTCATCATCGGCTCGGGCTTTGCCGCCCGCCAGCTGGTGAAAAACATCCGCAAGCAGGATGCCAGCGTGCCGCTGACGGTGATTGCCGCCGACAGCATGGACGAGTACAACAAGCCTGACTTAAGCCACGTGATTAGTCAGAATCAGCGTGCCGAAGACCTCACCCGCCAGACGGCGGGGGAGTTCGCCGAACAGTTTAACCTGCGTCTTTTTCCCTACACCTGGGTCACCGACATCGACGCAGAGGCTCGCGTGGTAAAAGCTAAAGAGAAAACCTGGCAGTACGACAGGCTGGTGCTGGCCACGGGTGCCTCTGCGTTTGTGCCGCCGGTTGAGGGCCGCGAGCTGACGATCACCCTCAACAGCCAGCAGGAGTATCAGGCCAGCGAAACGGCGCTTCGCGACGCACAGCGCGTGATGATTGTCGGCGGCGGGCTGATAGGCACCGAGCTGGCGATGGATTTCTGCCGGGCGGGTAAATCCGTGACTCTGGTCGACCACGCGGCAAGCATTCTGTCGTCGCTGATGCCCGCAGAAGTAAGCAGTCGCTTACAGCATCGCCTGACCGACATGGGGGTGCATCTGCTGTTGAAATCGCAGCTGCAAAGCCTGAGTAAAACCGAAGGCGGCATTCTTGCCACGCTCGACCGCAGCCGTAGCGTTGAAGTGGATGTCGTGGTTGCCGCAACGGGCCTGCGCCCGGAAACCGCGCTGGCGCATCGCGCAGGCGCCGAAATACAGCGTGGCGTGAAGGTAAATAGCTACCTGCAAACCACGCAACCTGATATTTACGCGTTAGGCGACTGCGCTGAAATTAACGGTCAGGCACTGCCCTTTTTACAGCCAATTCAATTAAGCGCGATGTATCTGGCGAAAAACCTGCTCGGCGAAAACGCGCCACTGAAATTACCCGCCATGCTGATTAAAGTCAAAACGCCGGAATTACCGCTGCATCTTGCCGGTGAAACGCAACGTCAGGATCTGAACTGGCAAATTACCCTCGAACCGCAGGGAATGGTCGCGCGCGGCGCGGATAACGAGGGTCAGCTTCGCGCTTTTGTGGTTAGTGAAGACCGGATGAAGGAGGCTTTCGCTCTGCTGAAACAGTTACCTGCTTAA
- a CDS encoding HoxN/HupN/NixA family nickel/cobalt transporter, with product MLRLLRNEPRAALLLLALVMANLLAWGWAWHAFSGSTALMAASLLAWCYGLRHAVDADHIAAIDTVTRKMMQQGKRPSGVGAWFSLGHSTIVVLASIAIAATATAFQKNMEWFHETGSLIGTAVSATFLLAMALVNMVILRGVWRSFQALKQGRPVQGDITLPAQGGVMNWLFGKTFRLVNKSWQMYLVGFLFGLGFDTATEIGVLGISAASASSGMSVWSIMVFPALFASGMALVDTLDNLLMVGAYGWAFNKPQRKLYYNITITGTSVVVALFIGGLEALGLLMDKFALSGGVWDLIGTVNDNLGNAGFVVVGLFVACWLISMVNYRWRGYDALVVRS from the coding sequence ATGTTACGACTCTTACGCAATGAACCTCGCGCCGCGCTTCTGCTGCTGGCTCTGGTAATGGCAAACCTGCTGGCCTGGGGATGGGCATGGCACGCTTTTAGCGGCAGCACGGCGCTGATGGCCGCCAGCCTGCTGGCGTGGTGCTACGGGCTACGTCACGCGGTGGACGCTGACCACATTGCGGCCATTGATACCGTGACGCGTAAGATGATGCAGCAGGGCAAACGTCCGTCCGGCGTGGGGGCGTGGTTCTCGCTGGGGCACTCCACCATCGTAGTGCTGGCCTCCATTGCTATCGCCGCTACCGCGACGGCGTTCCAGAAAAACATGGAATGGTTCCACGAAACCGGCAGCCTGATCGGCACCGCCGTGTCCGCCACCTTCCTGCTGGCGATGGCGCTGGTGAACATGGTGATCCTGCGCGGCGTCTGGCGCAGTTTTCAGGCGCTGAAGCAGGGCAGGCCCGTGCAGGGTGACATCACGCTCCCTGCCCAGGGCGGCGTCATGAACTGGCTGTTTGGAAAAACCTTCCGCCTGGTGAATAAAAGCTGGCAAATGTACCTGGTCGGTTTCCTGTTTGGCCTCGGCTTTGACACGGCTACCGAGATTGGCGTGCTGGGGATCTCTGCCGCCAGCGCGTCAAGCGGAATGTCGGTGTGGTCAATCATGGTCTTCCCGGCGCTCTTCGCCAGCGGCATGGCGCTGGTGGATACCCTCGATAACCTGTTGATGGTCGGCGCCTACGGCTGGGCGTTCAACAAGCCGCAGCGCAAGCTTTACTACAACATAACCATCACCGGCACCTCCGTGGTGGTGGCGCTGTTTATCGGCGGGCTGGAAGCGCTGGGTCTGCTGATGGACAAATTTGCCCTCAGCGGCGGCGTGTGGGATCTGATTGGCACGGTAAACGACAATCTGGGCAACGCCGGGTTTGTGGTGGTTGGGCTGTTTGTCGCCTGCTGGCTGATCTCCATGGTCAACTACCGCTGGCGCGGCTACGACGCGCTGGTGGTACGTTCCTGA
- the hycI gene encoding hydrogenase maturation peptidase HycI, which produces MTDVLLCVGNSMMGDDGAGPLLAGMCAANPQGSWVVIDGGSAPENDVVAIREQRPERLLIVDATDMGLNPGEIRLIDPDDIAEMFMMTTHNMPLNYLVDQIKDDVGEVLFLGIQPDIVGFYYPMTPPVKEAVEVVYSRLAEWVGDSGFSQL; this is translated from the coding sequence GTGACTGACGTTTTACTGTGTGTCGGCAACAGCATGATGGGCGACGACGGCGCGGGCCCGCTGCTGGCAGGGATGTGCGCCGCGAATCCGCAGGGCAGTTGGGTGGTGATTGACGGCGGAAGCGCGCCGGAAAACGACGTGGTCGCCATCCGCGAGCAGCGCCCGGAGAGGCTGTTAATCGTCGATGCCACCGATATGGGGCTCAACCCCGGTGAGATCCGCCTGATTGACCCGGACGACATCGCCGAGATGTTTATGATGACCACCCACAATATGCCGCTGAACTACCTGGTCGATCAGATTAAAGACGACGTGGGCGAGGTGCTGTTTTTGGGGATTCAGCCGGATATCGTGGGGTTTTATTACCCGATGACGCCGCCGGTGAAGGAGGCGGTGGAAGTGGTGTATTCACGGCTTGCGGAGTGGGTTGGGGACAGCGGTTTTTCTCAGCTCTGA
- the hydN gene encoding electron transport protein HydN: MNRFIMADASKCIGCRTCEVACVVSHQAEQDCASLTPDTFLPRIHVIKGVNISTAAICRQCEDAPCANVCPNGAIQREKGFVHVMQERCIGCKTCVVACPYGAMEVVVRPVVRNSGMGLSVRADKAEANKCDLCYHRDAGPACMEACPTHALVCVDRDKLEQMSAEKRRRAAFDTSSSLLF; this comes from the coding sequence ATGAACCGTTTTATTATGGCCGATGCCAGTAAGTGTATTGGTTGCCGTACCTGTGAAGTGGCGTGCGTGGTTTCCCATCAGGCGGAGCAGGACTGCGCGTCGCTTACCCCTGACACCTTCCTGCCGCGTATCCACGTCATCAAAGGCGTGAATATTTCCACCGCCGCCATCTGTCGCCAGTGCGAAGATGCACCGTGTGCGAACGTCTGCCCTAACGGGGCGATTCAACGCGAGAAAGGCTTTGTGCACGTCATGCAGGAGCGCTGCATTGGCTGCAAAACCTGCGTGGTCGCCTGCCCGTACGGCGCGATGGAGGTGGTTGTCCGTCCGGTGGTGCGCAACAGCGGCATGGGGCTGAGCGTGCGCGCGGACAAAGCCGAAGCCAACAAATGCGACCTGTGCTACCACCGCGACGCCGGTCCGGCCTGCATGGAAGCCTGCCCGACGCACGCGCTGGTCTGCGTGGATCGCGACAAGCTTGAGCAGATGAGCGCCGAAAAGCGCCGTCGTGCGGCATTCGACACGTCGTCATCGCTGCTGTTCTGA
- a CDS encoding LacI family DNA-binding transcriptional regulator: protein MTTMLEVAKRAGVSKATVSRVLSGNGYVSQETKDRVFQAIEESGYRPNLLARNLATKRTQTLGLVVTNTLYHGVYFSELLFHAARMTEEKGRQLILADGKHSADEEREAIQYLLDMRCDAVIIYPRFLSVEEMDEIVEKCEQPIMVLNRRLRKNSSHSVWSDHKASSQEAVSQLIAKGHREIAFITGSLDSPTGVERLSGYKDALAQHGIPLREGLIARGKWNPASGAAAVSELLARGERFTALVASNDDMAIGAMKQLHDSGVAAPDAVSVIGFDDVAIAPYIVPSLSSVRIPVTEMIKETISRLIFMLDGGEFKYQQTFSGELVLRDSVIDGPHR, encoded by the coding sequence ATGACCACGATGCTTGAAGTGGCGAAGCGGGCAGGCGTTTCGAAAGCCACGGTGTCCCGGGTGCTGTCGGGAAATGGCTACGTCAGCCAGGAGACCAAAGACCGGGTTTTTCAGGCCATTGAAGAGAGCGGCTATCGCCCGAATTTGCTGGCGCGAAACCTGGCAACCAAACGTACCCAGACGCTGGGACTGGTGGTGACGAACACCCTCTATCACGGCGTCTACTTTAGCGAACTGCTGTTTCACGCCGCGCGCATGACGGAAGAAAAGGGGCGGCAGCTGATCCTCGCGGACGGCAAGCACAGCGCGGATGAAGAGCGCGAGGCGATCCAGTACCTGCTCGATATGCGCTGCGACGCGGTGATTATCTATCCGCGTTTTCTGAGCGTGGAAGAGATGGATGAGATCGTCGAGAAGTGCGAGCAGCCCATTATGGTGCTCAACCGCCGCCTGCGGAAAAACAGCAGCCACAGCGTCTGGTCAGATCATAAAGCCTCCAGCCAGGAGGCGGTGTCGCAGCTGATTGCGAAAGGGCACCGGGAGATCGCGTTTATCACCGGCTCGCTGGATTCTCCCACCGGGGTTGAGCGTCTCTCCGGCTACAAGGACGCGCTGGCGCAGCACGGTATTCCGCTGCGCGAGGGCCTTATTGCGCGCGGGAAGTGGAACCCCGCCAGCGGCGCGGCGGCGGTTTCCGAACTGCTTGCGCGCGGTGAACGGTTTACGGCGCTGGTGGCGAGTAATGACGACATGGCGATCGGCGCCATGAAGCAGCTGCACGACAGCGGCGTGGCCGCACCGGACGCGGTGTCGGTGATCGGTTTTGACGACGTGGCCATCGCGCCCTACATCGTGCCGTCGCTTTCCAGCGTCCGCATCCCGGTAACGGAGATGATCAAAGAGACCATCAGCCGCCTGATCTTCATGCTCGACGGCGGTGAGTTTAAGTATCAGCAAACCTTCTCCGGCGAGCTTGTCCTGCGCGACTCCGTTATTGACGGCCCGCACCGCTGA